Proteins encoded together in one Penicillium digitatum chromosome 1, complete sequence window:
- a CDS encoding Short-chain dehydrogenase/reductase SDR: MTRAVQTLSVLLLVSSLYLSLFLGLVPLNETVQAEVIPVLPFYALIVFACYLLARLGVAIFTFNDVPEAHAELQKEIELAKVELRQGKVEVD; encoded by the exons ATGACGCGCGCTGTCCAGACCCTCTCCgttcttctccttgtctCCTCG CTCTacctttctctttttcttggaCTCGTTCCCTTGAACGAGACTGTCCAGGCTGAAGTCATTCCGGTT CTCCCATTCTACGCGCTTATTGTCTTCGCTTGCTACCTCCTCGCCCGCCTGGGTGTGGCGATCTTCACCTTCAACGATGTCCCCGAGGCACACGCCGAGCTACAAAAGGAGATCGAGCTTGCCAAAGTGGAGTTACGCCAAGGCAAGGTTGAAGTCGATTAA
- a CDS encoding Xanthine-guanine phosphoribosyl transferase Xpt1, putative, whose amino-acid sequence MSDDQKQYVTYNEVHKLCKNSAEEILKFKPDLMIAIGGGGYIPARILRSFLKKPGNPNIPIQAIGLSLYEDLGKGGAEEAPGTEVKRLQWLDMSSSEMANLVGKNVLIVDEVDDTRTTLQYAVEELEKDVKEARKLLGPEDEKKNLETNFFVFVLHNKKKAKKGELPKEMTENDKRYLAAVTTGDVWICYPWEAENIEEHDALAKKSPIVDISGKSPIVTEPSTKVA is encoded by the exons ATGTCGGACGACCAAAAGCAATATGTGACTTACAACGAG GTCCACAAGCTCTGTAAGAACTCGGCGGAAGAGATTCTCAAGTTCAAACCTGACCTTATGATCGCCattggcggtggtggttACATTCCTGCCCGAATCCTGCG CTCCTTCCTGAAGAAGCCCGGCAACCCTAACATTCCTATCCAGGCCATCGGTCTGTCTCTCTATGAGGACTTGGGCAAAGGTGGCGCCGAGGAGGCACCCGGTACCGAGGTCAAGCGTTTGCAATGGCTCGATATGAGCTCTTCAGAGATGGCCAACTTGGTTGGCAAAAATGTTCTTATCGTCGACGAGGTTGATGATACCCGCACAACCCTACAATACGCCGTGGAGGAGCtcgagaaggatgtcaaggAAGCTCGGAAGCTGCTCGGTCCCGAGGACGAGAAGAAGAACCTGGAGACTAACTTCTTTGTCTTCGTTCTGCAC AACAAGAAAAAGGCCAAGAAGGGTGAGCTGCCTAAAGAGATGACCGAGAACGACAAGCGTTACCTTGCTGCGGTCACCACGGGGGATGTCTGGATCTGCTACCCTTGGGAGGCTGA AAACATTGAAGAGCACGATGCCCTGGCCAAGAAAAGCCCTATCGTCGACATCTCGGGCAAGAGCCCTATCGTCACAGAACCCTCCACCAAGGTTGCTTAA
- a CDS encoding EAP30, whose translation MSRRGVGLGAFASRTQATQSYAAHGANLRSKHTSSLQTQLSVFQSLLHTFALEHSSTIKSNPTFRAEFARMCNTIGVDPLAASNIKGKNGRRGLGEGASFWTQIMGGDMNDFYFEVAVRVVELCRETRSENGGLIGVEECRKRVGKGKAIGSGLEVSDDDILRAVRSLEPLGSGFSVVKVGSKQYIRSIPKELNTDQATVLEVIQVLGFVSVSMLCLNLKWEKARAQTVIDDLLADGLVWLDAQGPEEEYWSPQNLLEDSG comes from the exons ATGTCTCGTCGCGGAGTTGGCCTCGGGGCCTTTGCAAGTCGAACCCAGGCAACGCAATCTTATGCTGCTCATGGCGCCAATCTCCGCTCTAAACATACTTCCTCCTTGCAGACCCAGTTGTCGGTTTTCCAGTCGTTGCTACACACATTTGCGCTAGAACATAGCTCTACTATCAAATCCAACCCGACATTCCGAGCAGAGTTTGCACGCATGTGCAACACCATTGGGGTTGATCCCCTTGCCGCAAGCAACATCAAAGGCAAGAATGGCCGTCGAGGACTGGGAGAGGGGGCCAGCTTCTGGACCCAGATTATGGGCGGAGACATGAATGACTTTTACTTCGAAGTTGCAGTTAGAGTTGTAGAGTTATGCAGAGAGACCAGGAGTGAAAATGGGGGCCTGATTGGTGTTGAGGAGTGTCGGAAGCGAGTGGGGAAGGGCAAGGCGATCGGGAGTGGGCTGGAGGTTTCAGA TGACGACATCCTACGAGCAGTTCGGTCTCTCGAGCCTCTTGGCTCTGGGTTCTCCGTCGTCAAGGTCGGCAGCAAGCAGTACATTCGGTCCATTCCTAAAGAACTCAACACCGATCAGGCAACAGTCTTGGAAGTGATTCAGGTGTTGGGATTTGTGAGCGTTTCAATGCTGTGTTTGAACCTCAAATGGGAAAAAGCTCGAGCACAAACTGTAATCGATGACCTGCTTGCTGATGGTCTAGTCTGGTTGGATGCTCAGGGCCCTGAGGAAGAATACTGGTCTCCCCAAAATCTTCTAGAGGATAGTGGATGA
- a CDS encoding NADPH-dependent 1-acyl dihydroxyacetone phosphate reductase, putative — protein MAPIIVLITGANRGLGQGLVKGFAAELDHINASAAIRDPAHTTAQALAELSKGKGSHVIIVKYETSVEQSAFDSVRETTDQGIGHLDIVVANAGIAELCPIVEDVKSTGKPIYAIVGSGASGLAYVCSDLGHSRWKLVVSKHQTPVRSAACGASKSIVNWYGVRINAENEWLNAFVLDPGWVQTAMDNAATQLWGLEVAPGSYGSSITGMVEVLSIGTKEQYGGKVVRFLGEVQEG, from the exons ATGGCCCCTATCATTGTACTCATCACCGGTGCCAATCGTGGCTTGGGTCAAGGGCTGGTCAAGGGTTTCGCCGCTGAACTGGACCATATCAATGCTTCTG CTGCCATCCGTGATCCAGCGCACACGACCGCCCAGGCACTTGCCGAGCTGTCCAAAGGCAAGGGCAGCCATGTCATTATAGTCAAGTATGAAACGAGCGTCGAGCAGTCTGCTTTTGATTCTGTCAGAGAAACTACCGACCAGGGCATCGGCCATCTCGACATTGTTGTCGCTAACGCCGGCATCGCCGAATTATGTCCAATCGTGGAGGATGTA AAGTCGACCGGAAAGCCCATCTATGCCATTGTGGGATCCGGCGCCAGTGGTCTCGCGTATGTCTGCTCGGATTTGGGACACAGTAGATGGAAACTAGTTGTCTCTAAGCATCAAACCCCAGTCCGAAGTGCGGCATGTGGCGCATCGAAGTCGATTGTCAACTGGTACGGCGTTCGGATCAACGCCGAGAATGAGTGGCTCAATGCGTTTGTTTTGGATCCCGGCTGGGTGCAGACCGCCATGGACAATGCTGCTACGCAGCTTTGGGGTCTAGAAGTGGCGCCAGGTAGCTATGGGAGTTCCATTACCGGGATGGTTGAAGTTCTGAGCATAGGCACTAAGGAGCAGTATGGCGGCAAGGTCGTGAGGTTCTTGGGTGAGGTTCAGGAAGGGTGA
- a CDS encoding 60S ribosomal protein uL30, translated as MAAITSVPTQNQVLVPETLLKKRKSQEAARAERRAEAEKTKKANKEKRGVIFKRAESYVQEYRTAEREKIRLNRVARQEGSFYVEGEPKLVFVVRIKGINKIAPKPRKILQLLRLLQINSGTFIRLTKATQEMLTIVNPYIAYGYPNLKSVRELLYKRGYGKVDKQRTPLTDNQIIEEHLGKFGIVCMEDLIHEIYTVGPNFKQANNFLWPFKLSNPNGGFRTRKFKHYIEGGDTGNREENINGLIRQMN; from the exons ATGGCCGCTATCAC CTCCGTTCCCACCCAGAACCAGGTCCTCGTTCCCGAGACCCTTCTGAAGAAGCGCAAGTCCCAAGAGGCTGCCCGCGCTGAGCGCCGtgccgaggccgagaagaccaagaag GCCAACAAGGAGAAGCGTGGTGTCATCTTCAAGCGTGCCGAGTCCTACGTTCAGGAGTACCGCACCGCTGAGCGTGAGAAGATTCGCCTCAACCGTGTTGCTCGCCAGGAGGGTAGCTTCTACGTTGAGGGTGAGCCCAAGCTCGTCTTCGTTGTCCGTATCAAGGGTATCAACAAGATTGCTCCTAAGCCCCGCAAGATTCTCCAGCTCCTGCGTCTGCTCCAGATCAACTCTGGTACTTTCATTCGTCTCACCAAGGCTACCCAGGAGATGTTGACCATCGTCAACCCCTACATCGCCTATGGATACCCCAACTTGAAGTCCGTCCGCGAGCTTCTTTACAAGCGTGGTTACGGAAAGGTCGACAAGCAGCGTACTCCTCTCACCGACAACCAGATCATTGAGGAGCACCTCGGCAAGTTCGGCATTGTCTGCATGGAGGATTTGATCCACGAGATCTACACTGTTGGCCCCAACTTCAAGCAGGCCAACAACTTCCTCTGGCCCTTCAAGCTCTCCAACCCTAACGGTGGTTTCCGCACTCGCAAGTTCAAGCACTACATCGAGGGTGGTGATACTGGTAACCGCGAGGAGAACATCAACGGTCTCATCCGCCAGATGAACTAG
- a CDS encoding Thermophilic desulfurizing enzyme family protein, translating into MSQSSVPATDPAVYAEYETTWSNLPDTEEGWIFRARDVSEVLAKDAAQRDQENKSPRAEVALLKHSGLTKLLGPKKYGGGEQSWSVGYRVIREVAKADGSIGMLLGYHLLWSTIANLVGTPEQADQTHQLIISNNYFVGGAVNPRDSDLKITPDGEQIVFTGNKHFNTGGVVSDLTVLEGVLDGTQDHIFALVETRQPGIQFAHNWHNIGLRLTESGGVKIENVRASWSDALGWDAATKKPRDDTLNIAFSTLLLPTIQLVFSNFYLGIALGALDFASKYTKTATRAWPFGGDNKESATDEFYILERYGNFFAHLRATEALADRAGDQLSGLYARYQAQKSGLTAQERGEVAEWVASIKVVATDVGLIVTSGVFEVTGARATASKVGLDRFWRDIRVHSLHDPVAYKNRELGRYALLHELPEPSWYT; encoded by the exons ATGTCCCAATCTAGTGTTCCAGCGACGGATCCCGCTGTCTACGCTGAATACGAAACCACATGGTCCAATCTCCCGGATACAGAAGAAGGGTGGATTTTTAGAGCCCGGGATGTCTCCGAGGTGCTAGCTAAGGACGCAGCTCAAAGAGATCAGGAGAACAAATCGCCGCGTGCCGAAGTGGCCCTGCTCAAGCACTCGGGGTTGACAAAGCTTCTGGGACCTAAGAAGTATGGTGGTGGCGAGCAATCCTGGAGCGTTGGATATAGGGTTATCAGAGAGGTTGCAAAGGCAGATGG ATCTATCGGGATGCTGCTTGGCTATCACCTTCTCTGGTCTACCATTGCAAATCTGGTGGGCACTCCTGAACAAGCCGACCAAACCCATCAGTTGATTATTTCAAATAACTACTTTGTCGGTGGCGCCGTGAATCCCCGCGACAGTGATCTGAAGATCACTCCAGATGGAGAGCAAATCGTATTCACTGGAAACAAGCACTTCAACACTGGAGGTGTTGTGTCTGACCTCACAGTCCTTGAAGGTGTATTGGATGGTACCCAGGATCATATCTTTGCTTTGGTCGAGACCCGACAGCCCGGCATCCAGTTTGCTCACAACTGGCACAACATCGGGTTGCGGCTGACCGAGTCTGGAGGCGTGAAGATAGAGAATGTCCGTGCGTCTTGGTCAGATGCACTGGGCTGGGATGCAGCTACAAAAAAGCCTCGCGATGATACTCTAAATATCGCATTCTCTACTCTACTCCTGCCAAC CATCCAACTGGTCTTCAGTAATTTCTACCTGGGCATTGCTCTCGGGGCTTTGGATTTTGCCTCCAAATACACCAAAACCGCAACGCGTGCTTGGCCTTTCGGTGGCGATAACAAGGAATCAGCAACGGATGAGTTCTACATCCTCGAACGCTATGGTAACTTCTTTGCGCATCTGCGTGCCACAGAAGCCCTTGCCGATCGAGCAGGTGATCAGCTCTCGGGGCTTTATGCTCGATATCAAGCGCAGAAATCCGGCCTTACCGCCCAGGAACGTGGAGAGGTTGCGGAGTGGGTGGCTAGCATCAAGGTGGTTGCCACGGATGTCGGACTGATTGTCACTTCTGGTGTATTTGAAGTGACTGGAGCCCGGGCCACTGCTTCAAAGGTTGGATTGGATCGATTCTGGCGGGATATTCGAGTACACTCTCTTCACGATCCGGTAGCGTACAAGAATCGGGAATTGGGTCGATATGCACTACTGCACGAATTGCCTGAGCCTAGTTGGTATACTTAG